In one window of Vibrio sp. JC009 DNA:
- a CDS encoding glycerophosphoryl diester phosphodiesterase has translation MKKGRGKKMIMGHRGAAALAPENTLAGVRAAVKAGVSWIEVDTQLSADGVPVITHDASVARCTDGEGQVAELTLRELKKLDAGSWFGPEFSKEPIPTLEELLVFCAENQVGINLELKVHCESQVEALVKSVATVIRQSSFPAGQLLISSFSKGAIEEIKQALPEIRIGYITEEETTDYLQELARLDMYSVHVNQKILTQPMAEAILAAGYELNIWTMNNPEKRNDFEQIGVSNIITDDPSLFFQE, from the coding sequence ATGAAAAAAGGCAGAGGGAAAAAGATGATAATGGGTCACCGGGGCGCAGCAGCTTTAGCGCCGGAAAACACACTTGCGGGCGTAAGGGCGGCGGTTAAAGCCGGGGTTAGCTGGATAGAGGTTGATACCCAGTTAAGTGCCGATGGCGTACCTGTGATAACTCACGATGCTTCAGTTGCCCGCTGCACCGACGGAGAAGGACAGGTTGCTGAGCTGACACTGCGGGAGCTGAAAAAGCTTGATGCCGGTAGCTGGTTCGGGCCGGAGTTTAGTAAAGAGCCGATCCCAACACTTGAAGAGCTGCTGGTATTCTGCGCTGAGAATCAGGTTGGCATCAACCTGGAGCTTAAGGTGCATTGTGAAAGTCAGGTAGAAGCTCTGGTCAAATCTGTCGCCACTGTTATCCGTCAGAGCAGTTTTCCTGCCGGTCAGCTTCTGATTTCCAGCTTCTCTAAGGGAGCAATAGAGGAAATAAAGCAGGCATTACCTGAGATCCGTATCGGCTATATCACAGAAGAAGAGACAACGGACTACCTGCAAGAGCTGGCCCGCTTAGATATGTACAGCGTGCATGTGAATCAGAAAATACTGACTCAACCCATGGCAGAAGCCATATTGGCAGCGGGCTATGAGTTAAATATCTGGACCATGAATAACCCAGAGAAGAGAAACGATTTTGAACAAATTGGAGTGAGTAATATCATTACTGATGATCCTTCACTATTTTTTCAGGAGTAA
- the fbpC gene encoding ferric ABC transporter ATP-binding protein, giving the protein MKKNSFVVLKNICKRFGDNTVIGNLDLEIEKGKLITLLGPSGCGKTTVLRLVAGLEKPSSGQIFIDGEDVTNTSIQHRDICMVFQSYALFPHMSLYENVAYGLKMLKLPADEIKQRVDEALKLVDLEGMGNRFVDQISGGQQQRVALARALVLKPKVLLFDEPLSNLDANLRRNMRETIRELQQRFNITSLYVTHDQSEAFAVSDTVIVMKDGDIMQQGTPDELYRSPASMFMANFMGDANIFTGQFENRQLDINGYKVPVEDATLSTFPDDEYQVGVRPEAILLVGKGDECQRCKVKDVVYMGSMYEVAVEWQDQELLLQLNSSQFDPEISDHAYLTIEPTGIFLLPKAA; this is encoded by the coding sequence ATGAAAAAGAATAGCTTTGTAGTTCTGAAAAATATTTGTAAACGCTTCGGCGATAATACGGTAATTGGCAACCTGGATCTTGAGATTGAAAAAGGCAAGCTGATCACCCTGCTCGGCCCATCCGGCTGCGGTAAAACCACGGTACTTCGCCTGGTTGCCGGACTGGAGAAACCCTCCAGCGGACAGATCTTTATTGATGGTGAGGATGTCACAAACACCTCTATCCAGCATCGTGATATCTGTATGGTGTTCCAGTCCTATGCCCTGTTTCCGCATATGTCGCTGTATGAAAACGTCGCTTACGGTCTGAAAATGCTTAAGCTTCCTGCGGATGAAATTAAGCAGCGGGTGGACGAAGCACTAAAGCTTGTAGACCTTGAAGGCATGGGCAACCGCTTTGTGGACCAGATCTCTGGCGGTCAGCAGCAGCGCGTTGCCCTGGCAAGGGCGCTGGTGCTTAAACCTAAGGTTCTGCTGTTCGATGAGCCGCTGAGTAACCTTGATGCTAACCTACGCCGCAATATGCGTGAAACCATTCGCGAACTTCAGCAACGCTTTAATATCACCTCGCTTTACGTGACTCATGATCAGTCAGAAGCCTTTGCCGTATCAGATACAGTTATCGTAATGAAAGATGGCGATATCATGCAGCAAGGGACACCGGATGAGCTGTACCGCTCACCAGCGTCCATGTTTATGGCCAACTTTATGGGTGATGCCAACATTTTCACCGGTCAGTTTGAAAACCGTCAGCTGGACATTAACGGCTATAAAGTTCCGGTTGAAGACGCCACCTTGTCTACTTTCCCGGATGATGAGTATCAGGTTGGTGTCCGCCCTGAAGCGATTTTACTTGTCGGAAAGGGTGACGAGTGCCAGCGCTGTAAGGTGAAAGATGTGGTTTATATGGGCTCCATGTATGAAGTGGCCGTTGAGTGGCAGGATCAGGAGCTGCTTCTGCAGCTTAACTCTTCTCAGTTTGATCCTGAGATCTCAGATCACGCCTATCTGACCATTGAACCAACGGGAATATTCCTGCTGCCGAAAGCTGCGTAA